Proteins encoded by one window of Camelus bactrianus isolate YW-2024 breed Bactrian camel chromosome 9, ASM4877302v1, whole genome shotgun sequence:
- the NLRP2 gene encoding NACHT, LRR and PYD domains-containing protein 2 — protein sequence MLPSAQLGFHLQPLLEQLHQDELSKFKALLRTLSLKDEFQHISPTEVEEADGKQLAEILTNRCPSCWVETVTIQVFDKMNRTDLSERAKDELRGKQKQVHTVSWEKGVMVSMVLECVFLMNHQLSPVCPLPRIPEGKQDKYRNTLKKKFGQIGKNLRPGPSENVHVATQRCEALIPFWNPQMLAGPFPHTVVLHGPAGAGRTTLAERPMLDWPRDSAAETSGPASRLRCGALGRGGARTLAELPAEGRPAPRGAGPEALARARRAPRLADGSDGLSGAGERRRRQPAPVPLGRPPTRQGAPRAALPATTRAGAPRQPRLLAEQPLLAEVEGLSGPDRKARFPQRPADEARAARAPDPLGGGAGLLRVGAAPAACGPVCARPAASRACGSSAAARLPLLRRRPGRGLPAALRAAGPLAAQGAWAQTSVFGGQELRRLGVGEAALRPLLDRNGLQESQDHGGCCSFVRLSVQQLPAAAFCALEAEDEEEEEEDESSPSWDIGDVQQLLSGEERLKSPALTQVGCFLFGLPGEKGAKALETVFGCQVSTEVKRELLKCRSVSDGNKACSSTADTKEVLYCLYESQDEQLVKEAVAQVKEISIHLTSTSEMMQSSFCLKRCQNLEKVSLQVDKGIFLENDTALKPDTQVERSLNDQHILPFWVDLCSVFDSNRNLTFLDISQSFLSTSSVRVLCEKIASAAPSLQKVILKNLSPADAYRNICLALGGLETLTHLTLQGNDQDDLLPPLCEVLRHPKCNLQYLRLASCPATTERWADLSSCLRISQSLTCLNLTANELPGEAAKGLCRTLSHPKCFLQRLSLENCHLTEANCKELSSALIVSQRLTHLCLAKNALGDRGVKLLCEGLSYPECQLQTLVLWCCSITSGGCFHLSKLLQQNSRLTHLDLGLNHIGITGLKFLCESLKKPLCNLRCLWLWGCAISPFCCADLSSALQRNRNLITLDLGQNFLGYSGIKMLCDALKLQSCPLRTVRLKIDESVFRIRKLLEEIKESNPQLTIESDHQGPKHSRPSSRDFIF from the exons ATGCTACCTTCTGCACAGCTGGGTTTCCACCTGCAACCTCTTCTGGAGCAGCTCCACCAGGACGAGTTGAGCAAATTCAAAGCTCTGCTGAGGACCCTTTCTCTGAAAGATGAGTTCCAGCACATCTCCCCGACGGAGGTAGAGGAGGCTGACGGGAAGCAACTGGCAGAGATTCTCACCAACCGCTGTCCCAGCTGTTGGGTGGAGACGGTGACCATCCAGGTCTTTGACAAGATGAACCGAACAGATCTGTCTGAGAGAGCAAAGGATGAACTCAGGGGTAAGCAGAAACAAGTCCACACAGTCTCCTGGGAGAAAGGAGTAATGGTCTCCATGGTGTTAGAA TGTGTTTTCTTAATGAATCACCAGCTCTCTCCTGTCTGTCCCCTACCTCGTATCCCTGAAGGTAAAcaagataaatacagaaatacattGAAGAAGAAGTTCGGGCAAATCGGGAAGAACTTACGGCCGGGACCCAGTGAAAATGTCCACGTTGCCACGCAGAGATGTGAGGCCCTGATCCCATTCTGGAATCCTCAGATGCTCGCAGGGCCGTTTCCACACACGGTGGTGCTGCACGGTCCCGCGGGCGCTGGCAGAACCACGCTGGCAGAGCGGCCAATGCTGGACTGGCCGCGGGACAGCGCGGCGGAGACCTCGGGCCCCGCCTCCCGCCTGCGCTGCGGGGCGCTCGGCCGCGGGGGCGCGCGCACGCTTGCAGAGCTGCCGGCCGAGGGCCGCCCGGCTCCGCGCGGCGCCGGCCCGGAGGCGCTCGCCCGGGCGCGGAGAGCCCCGCGCCTCGCCGACGGCTCTGACGGGctgagcggcgccggggagcggcggcggcggcagccggcGCCCGTCCCGCTGGGGCGCCCGCCGACGCGGCAGGGGGCTCCCAGGGCCGCGCTGCCGGCCACCACGCGCGCGGGGGCCCCGCGGCAGCCCCGGCTCTTGGCTGAGCAGCCGCTCCTCGCGGAGGTCGAGGGGCTCTCGGGGCCGGACAGGAAGGCGCGTTTCCCGCAGCGCCCGGCAGACGAGGCCCGCGCCGCGCGAGCTCCGGACCCGCTGGGGGGCGGCGCCGGCCTGCTCCGCGTGGGCGCGGCGCCCGCCGCGTGCGGGCCCGTCTGCGCGCGCCCGGCCGCCTCCCGCGCCTGCGGCTCCTCCGCCGCCGCGCGCCTGCCGCTCCTCCGCCGCCGCCCCGGGCGCGGCCTCCCGGCGGCGCTGCGGGCCGCGGGCCCCCTGGCTGCCCAGGGCGCCTGGGCGCAGACGTCTGTGTTTGGCGGGCAGGAGCTCCGgaggcttggggtgggggaggccgcCCTGCGGCCCCTCCTGGACAGGAATGGTCTGCAGGAGAGCCAAGACCACGGGGGCTGCTGTTCCTTCGTCCGCCTCAGCGTCCAGCAGCTTCCTGCCGCCGCGTTCTGTGCTTTGGAGgcggaggacgaggaggaggaggaggaggacgagagCAGCCCCAGCTGGGACATTGGGGATGTTCAGCAGCTGCTGTCCGGGGAAGAAAGGCTGAAGAGCCCCGCCCTGACCCAGGTGGGGTGCTTCTTATTTGGCCTCCCCGGGGAGAAGGGAGCCAAGGCGCTGGAGACGGTCTTTGGCTGCCAAGTGTCAACAGAGGTCAAGCGGGAGTTACTGAAATGCAGATCAGTGTCCGACGGGAATAAAGCCTGCTCCTCAACGGCGGACACGAAGGAGGTTTTGTACTGTCTCTACGAGTCTCAGGACGAGCAGCTTGTGAAGGAGGCAGTGGCCCAGGTCAAGGAGATTTCTATTCACTTGACAAGTACATCTGAAATGATGCAGTCTTCTTTCTGCCTTAAACGTTGTCAAAACTTGGAGAAAGTTTCACTGCAGGTGGACAAGGGGATATTCCTGGAGAACGATACTGCGCTGAAGCCAGACACTCAGGTTGAGAG GTCCCTGAATGATCAACATATTCTTCCTTTCTGGGTGGACCTTTGTTCCGTGTTTGACTCAAACAGGAATCTGACATTTCTGGACATCAGTCAGAGCTTCCTTAGTACCTCATCAGTGAGGGTTCTTTGTGAAAAAATAGCCTCTGCTGCCCCGAGTCTCCAGAAAGTGAT CCTCAAAAATCTCTCCCCAGCTGACGCTTACCGGAACATCTGCCTTGCTTTGGGAGGTCTTGAGACTCTAACACATCTGACCCTTCAAGGAAATGACCAGGACGATCTGCTTCCCCCGTTGTGTGAGGTCTTGAGGCACCCAAAATGCAATCTGCAATATCTCAG GCTGGCATCGTGTCCTGCCACCACTGAGCGATGGGCCGatctctcctcctgcctcaggaTCAGTCAGTCCCTCACGTGCTTGAACCTCACAGCAAACGAGCTCCCGGGTGAGGCTGCCAAGGGCCTGTGCAGGACGCTGAGCCACCCGAAGTGCTTCCTGCAGAGGCTGTC GTTGGAAAACTGTCACCTTACAGAAGCCAATTGCAAGGAGCTGTCTTCTGCTCTGATTGTCAGCCAGAGGCTGACCCACCTGTGCTTGGCAAAGAATGCTCTTGGAGATCGTGGGGTGAAACTCCTGTGTGAAGGCCTGAGTTACCCCGAATGCCAACTGCAAACCCTGGT GCTGTGGTGCTGCAGCATAACCTCTGGTGGCTGCTTTCATCTCTCGAAGCTCCTCCAACAAAACTCACGACTTACACACTTGGATCTGGGGCTGAATCACATAGGAATTACTGGACTGAAGTTTCTGTGCGAGTCTTTGAAGAAGCCACTGTGCAACCTGAGATGTCTGTG GTTGTGGGGATGTGCCATCTCCCCCTTCTGCTGTGCGGACCTCTCATCTGCCCTTCAGCGCAATCGGAACCTGATCACTCTGGACCTGGGTCAGAATTTCTTGGGCTACAGTGGGATAAAGATGCTGTGTGATGCCCTGAAACTTCAGAGTTGCCCCCTCCGGACAGTCAG ATTGAAGATAGATGAGTCTGTCTTTCGAATTCGGAAGCTGctagaagaaataaaggaaagcaacCCACAGCTGACTATTGAGAGTGATCATCAAGGTCCAAAACATAGCAGACCTTCTTCTCGTGACTTCATTTTCTGA